The Anas platyrhynchos isolate ZD024472 breed Pekin duck chromosome 3, IASCAAS_PekinDuck_T2T, whole genome shotgun sequence genome includes a window with the following:
- the SDE2 gene encoding splicing regulator SDE2 has translation MALALLREPLGSRARPLPLPPGGGSVRGLLRDCARRLCIPEESLYVKCNGRLADDDDELQDGMVYSLETRLCGGKGGFGSMLRALGAQIEKTTNREACRDLSGRRLRDVNHEKAMAEWVKQQAEREAEKEQRRLERLQRKLAEPKHYFTNPDYQQQCHEMAERLEDSVLKGLQATSSKVVSPGSSSSRKRPGESGKNGTKYGKKKCFLLGLEGLDDTDSSDSENDSENDSPHASDESCPSGSGYSENAGNSSKCSDSPVDPAEHSPVAEKAPEQPEVSGRDLQREMHEGGQTEIPADENSKMTKPQKEEAQESNEATQAVKEEVQENVSSKVQEMDQSQSTEVEPIDLLAFNSAAEMEVLGLDKLKMQLMALGLKCGGTLQERAARLFSVRGLTRDQINPSLFAKPPKGKKAKV, from the exons ATGGCGCTGGCGCTGCTGAGGGAGCCGCTGGGCTCCCGGGCGCGGCCGctgccgctgccccccggcGGCGGCTCCGTGCGCGGCCTCCTGAGGGACTGCGCCCGGCGGCTG tgtaTTCCCGAAGAAAGTTTGTACGTGAAGTGCAACGGGCGGCTGGCGGATGATGACGACGAACTGCAAGATGGCATGGTGTATAGCCTGGAAACGAGGCTTTGTGGGGGAAAAGGAG GGTTTGGATCTATGCTGCGAGCACTTGGTGCACAGATCGAAAAGACAACAAATAGAGAGGCTTGCCGAGATCTCAGTGGAAGGAGACTTCGAGATGTCAATCATGAAAAAGC GATGGCAGAATGGGTGAAGCAGCAAGCAGAACGGGaagcagaaaaagagcaaaGGCGCTTGGAAAGGCTGCAGCGGAAACTTGCAGAGCCAAAGCACTACTTTACAAATCCGGACTACCAGCAGCAGTGTCATGAAATGGCTGAGCGGCTAGAAGATTCAGTCCTTAAAG GACTGCAGGCCACTTCTAGCAAAGTAGTGTCACCAGGAAGCAGCAGTAGTCGGAAGCGTCCAGGTGAATCTGGAAAGAATGGAACAAAATacggaaagaaaaaatgcttttt GCTGGGATTGGAAGGATTGGATGATACTGACAGTTCAGATTCTGAGAATGACAGTGAAAATGATTCCCCTCATGCATCTGATGAAAGTTGTCCATCAGGCAGCGGATACAGTGAAAATGCTGGAAATTCAAGCAAGTGTTCAGACAGCCCTGTGGATCCAGCAGAACATAGCCCAGTTGCTGAGaaggcaccggagcagccagaaGTTAGTGGAAGAGACCTGCAAAGGGAGATGCATGAAGGTGGGCAAACCGAAATTCCGGCTGatgaaaatagcaaaatgaCAAAGCCCCAGAAGGAAGAGGCCCAGGAAAGCAATGAAGCAACCCAAGCCGTGAAAGAAGAGGtgcaagaaaatgtttcttctaaGGTGCAGGAAATGGACCAGTCACAGAGCACA gagGTGGAACCGATAGACCTACTCGCATTCAACTCTGCTGCTGAAATGGAAGTGCTGGGTTTAGATAAACTGAAGATGCAATTGATGGCTTTAGGACTGAAATGTGGAGGCACTTTACAGGAACGAGCAGCAAGGCTTTTCTCAGTGAGAGGTCTCACTAGAGACCAGATCAATCCTTCCTTATTTGCAAAGCCacctaaagggaaaaaagcaaaagtttaa
- the LOC101789646 gene encoding left-right determination factor 2, translating into MEPSFAQMLCTLCLATTVCAFTQEEFKEVLLKQLGLSEVPKLHKRDLVDLVIPEHVRNKYISMLKRHRVKRRASPSLGSILRGIPGNADIGGDVLYPDPTRQNLVFDMEGRIPINSEVTMAELKLFKKPLDRANLPAKQSHRPVSNARVSVYWVQRQRDGTNRTSLIDSRLVPVRESGWKNFDVTQAVHYWLRNKRQEPMVLQVWIEGERVGSYASEVAKAVRFTSQDPRDKAMGKPELVVYTLDLEDYGGPGDCKDGMVTGKSTCCRQKHYISFRELSWTQYWVIEPAGYQAYRCQGGCLQPPRSLQHLGAGGRACAVAETSSLPVMYLVRRGNRTEIEAAEFPNMIIEKCSCMANGAALV; encoded by the exons ATGGAGCCGAGCTTTGCCCAGATGCTCTGCACGCTCTGCCTGGCCACCACAGTCTGTGCCTTCACCCAGGAAGAGTTCAAGGAGGTGCTGCTGAAGCAGCTGGGGCTCTCCGAGGTCCCTAAGCTTCACAAGAGAGACCTGGTGGACCTGGTCATCCCAGAGCACGTGAGGAACAAATATATCTCCATGCTGAAGCGCCACAGGGTGAAGCGCCGTGCCTCGCCGAGCCTGGGCAGCATCCTCCGGGGAATCCCTGGCAATGCAG ACATTGGGGGAGACGTCCTCTATCCTGACCCCACACGCCAGAACCTCGTCTTTGACATGGAGGGGAGAATACCGATAAACAGCGAGGTGACAATGGCTGAGCTGAAACTTTTCAAGAAGCCCTTGGACAGGGCAAACCTGCCTGCGAAGCAGTCTCACAGGCCTGTCTCCAACGCCAGAGTCAGTGTCTACTGGGTGCAGCGGCAGCGTGATGGCACCAACAGGACCTCCCTCATTGACTCCCG GCTGGTTCCAGTGCGAGAGTCGGGCTGGAAGAACTTTGACGTGACACAGGCCGTGCACTACTGGCTGCGAAACAAGAGGCAGGAGCCCATGGTCCTGCAGGTCTGGATCGAGGGGGAGCGAGTAGGCAGTTACGCCTCGGAGGTGGCCAAAGCAGTGCGCTTCACCTCGCAGGACCCCAGGGACAAAGCCATGGGCAAGCCTGAGCTGGTGGTTTATACCCTCGACTTGGAAGACTACGG GGGCCCCGGGGACTGCAAGGATGGCATGGTGACAGGGAAGTCCACCTGCTGCCGTCAGAAGCACTACATCAGCTTCCGTGAGCTCTCCTGGACACAGTACTGGGTCATTGAGCCAGCTGGGTACCAGGCTTACCGGTGCCaggggggctgcctgcagccccccaggtccCTGCAGCACTTGGGGGCTGGGGGACGTGCCTGTGCTGTGGCCGAGACCTCCTCGCTCCCTGTCATGTACCTGGTCAGGAGGGGCAACCGCACCGAGATTGAGGCAGCTGAGTTTCCCAACATGATCATCGAGAAGTGCAGCTGCATGGCAAATGGTGCGGCGCTGGTGTGA